Sequence from the Rhodococcus jostii RHA1 genome:
GACCCCGCGGCGGCAGCACCACCGCACCGGGACCCACCAGCCTGCGGGCCTGATGCATCGGCATGGCTGAACGCGCGCCGAACACCCGCGCCTCGTAGCTGGCGCCGGCGACGACGCCGCGCCCGCCGAGCCCACCGACGAGAACCGGGCGGCCGCGGAGCGTCGGCCGGGTGAGCTGCTCGACCGACGCGAAGAACGCGTCCATGTCGAGGTGCAGCACCCACCGACGACTCACCTGGTGCAAAATACCCGCCCGGTACGACAGGTCACGCCTTCGCGATCGCCGCCCGCACACCCTCACCGAGCTCGACGGCGTCGCCCGGCGCCTCGGCCAGTTCCAGTTCGACGGCGAGGATCTCGCCCGCGATCAGCTTGCGGTGCGCGAGCGCCCAGTCCCGCCGCTCTTCGGGCACGTCGAGGACGACGGTGATCCGATCGGACACCTCGAGCCCGGCGGCGCGCCGCGCGTCCTGCAACTCGCGGATCCGGTCCTTCGCCCAGCCCTCGGCTTCCAGTTCCTCGGTGACCGCCGAGTCCAGGACGACCAGACCGGCCCCGTCGGGCAGGGCTGCCGTCGACTCCGGTTCGGCGGCCACGAGCCGCTGCGTGTACTCCTCCGGCAGCAACTCGATCCCCGCCGCGACGACGACGCCGTCCGAATTCTCCGACCAGTCACCGGCCTTCACGGCCTTGATGACGGTCTGCACGTCCTTGCCGAGGCGCGGTCCCGCGGCGCGCGCGTTGACGACGAGCTCGAACCGGCCGTGCACGTCCACGTCGGTGGTGAGGTCGACCTTCTTGACGTTGACCTCGTCGGCGATGAGACCCAGGTACGGGCGCAGGCGCTCCGCGTCGTCGGACGCGACCGTCACCTCGGGCAGCGGCAGCCGCACCCGGAGGTTCTGTGCCTTGCGCAGGCCCAGCACCGTCGAGCACACCGACCGCACCTCGTCCATCGCCGACACCAACTCCGGATCCGCCGGCAGCTGACCCGCGGTGCTTCCGGGTCGCTCCGCAGGCTCCGCTCCTGCCGGCCAGTCCGCGAGGTGCACGGACCGTCCGCCGGTCAGTCCCCGCCAGATGACCTCGCTGATCAGGGGCAGCAACGGAGCGGCGAGCCGGGTGACCACCTCGAGCACCGTGTGGAGGGTGTCGACGGCGTCCTTGTCCTCGTCCCAGAAACGCGAACGCGACCGCCGCACATACCAGTTCGTCAGCGCGTCACAGAACGTGCGCAGTTCGTCGCACGCCCCGGCGATGTCGTTCGTCTCGAGCGCGCCGGTGATGGCGTCCCGGGTTCCGGCCAGCTTCGCGAGGATGTACCGGTCCAGGACGTTCGTCGAATCCGTGCGCCACTTACCGGAGGTCGGCGCGTACAGCTGCAGGAAGCTCCACGCGTTCCACAGCGGCAGCAGCGCCTGCCGGACACCCTCGCGGATGCCCTGTTCGGTGACGACGAGGTTTCCGCCGCGCAGGATCGGCGAGGACATGAGGAACCAGCGCATGGCGTCCGAGCCGTCCCGCTCGAATACCTCCTTCACGTCCGGGTAGTTGCCCTTGGACTTGCTCATCTTCAGTCCGTCTTCACCCAGGACGATGCCGTGAGCCGCAACGGTCTTGAAGGCGGGACGATCGAACAGCGCCGTCGCCAGCACGTGCAGCGTGTAGAACCAGCCGCGGGTCTGCCCGTTGTACTCGACGATGAAATCGCCAGGGAAGTGGCCGTCGAACCATTCACGGTTCTCGAACGGGTAGTGCACCTGCGCGTACGGCATCGACCCGGACTCGAACCAGCAGTCGAGGACCTCGGGCACACGCCGCATCATCGACTTCCCGGTCGGGTCGTCCGGGTTCGGGCGCACCAGGTCGTCGATCATCGGCCGGTGCAGATCCGTCGGCCGCACCCCGAAGTCGTGCTCGAGTTCGTCGAGCGAGCCGTACACGTCCGTGCGCGGGTACGCCGGATCGTCGGACACCCACACCGGAATCGGGCTGCCCCAGTACCGGTTGCGGCTGATGTTCCAGTCGCGGGCACCCTCGAGCCACTTGCCGAACTGTCCGTCGCGGATGTGTTCGGGCACCCACGTGATGTCCTGGTTCAGCTCGACCATGCGGTCGCGGAACTTGGTGACCGCGACGAACCACGACGGGACCGCCATGTAGATCAGCGGCTGCCCGCTGCGCCAGCTGTGCGGGTACGAGTGCTCGATCGTCTCGTGCCGCAGCAACTTTCCAGCAGCCTTGAGGTCCTTGATGATCACCGGGTTCGCGTCGAACACCTGGAGACCCTCGTACGGCGGCACCATCGCCGTGAACTTGCCGCCCGGATCGAGCGGCTGCACGATCTCGATCCCGTTCGCCGTGCAGTACTCCATGTCCTCTTCACCGAAAGCCGGTGCGAGGTGGACGATTCCGGTACCGGACTCGGTGGTGACGTAGTCGGCGGAGATGACGCGGTGCGCGTTCTCGTGACCGACGAAGAAGTCGAACGGCGGGTCGTAGCGGAGCCCGACGAGGTCCGCACCCTTGTGCTCGGACAGCACCTCGGGCGCCTCGCCGAGTTCGCGGGCATAGTGCCCCAGCCGATCCTTGGCGAGCACGTAGCGTTTGCCGTCGGCGCCCGTCACCTGGACGTAGTCGATGTCCGGGTGCACTGCGACCGCGAGGTTGGACGGCAGCGTCCACGGCGTGGTGGTCCAGATGATCGCGTTGGCGCCGTCGAGCGGGCCCTCGCCGTGCAGCGGCATGTCGACCGTGACGGCGGGGTCCTGGCGCATCTTGTACGCGTCGTCGAGCCGGGTCTCCTGGTTCGACAGCGGCGTCTGCTCGTACCAGCTGTACGGCAGCACACGGAAACCCTGGTAGATCAGGCCCTTGTCGAACAGTTCCTTGAACGCCCACATGACCGACTCCATGAAGTCGAGGTCCAGGGTCTTGTAGTCGTTGTCGAAGTCGACCCACCGCGCCTGACGGGTGACGTAGTCGCGCCACTCGTCCGTGTAGCGCAGCACGGAAGACTTGCAGTACTCGTTGAACTTCTCGAGACCCATGACGTCGATCTCGGACTTGTCCTTGATGCCGAGCTGCTTCTCCGCCTCGAGTTCGGCGGGCAGTCCGTGGCAGTCCCAGCCGAATCGGCGCTCGACCTTGTTGCCGCGCATGGTCTGGAACCGCGGGATCAGATCTTTGACGTACCCCGTCAGGAGGTGGCCGTAGTGCGGGAGACCGTTCGCGAACGGCGGACCGTCGTAGAACACGAATTCGGGGGCGTCGTCACGCTGGGCGACCGACGCCCGGAAGGTGTCGTCCTCGTCCCAGCCGGCCAGCACACGCTGCTCGATCTGAGGGAACCGGACACCCGCATCCTGCGAGACGCCGTAGTCGACCTTGGGGTAGGACTCGTTGCTGCTGGTCACGTTGCTGGTGTCGGTCACCGCGATCTCCTCGTGCCTGACGTACTCGGCACGGGGACGACGGAGACGCCTCCTGCGTCACCACCGCGGTACCACCCCGCTTGCACCCCGGAGGGCGCCTCTCGGTGCCGGGCTGTGACGGGCCCACCCGTTCGGTTCTACTGAGCCGGCGTGCCGGCCGTTCTTCCGAAGGCTCCCCGGTGATGGCCGGATCGTCGCCCCGTAACTCGATTACTGAATTGTTCGCTGAATGCAGTCTAGCCGCCACCGGGATACGGCAGCTCAGTCGCCCTCGTCGGATCCGGGCGTCGTGTCCGCGTCCCGTGCGGGACCGCGGTCAGCGCGAACACCGCTCGCGGGTTGCCCCGGAACGGCCGCCGCCTTCTTGCCTGCGAGGGCGCTGACGAGCAGCAGGACCGCTCCGGCGACGCATACCACGATGCATCCCCAGGCCCACACGACCGAACCGGTCATGAGAGCCACCACCAGGAGAGCGAACCCCACCGCTGCAAGAGCGAGTGTCACGACCAGCACGGCTCAACCTCTATCCGGGCCGCTGGCTGGGCAACTACCGCGCGCTCAGTCAGCTATTGCCCTTGGCGTAGGACTGGCTGTAATTGGACTGCGATCCACCCTGCGCGAACGAATCCTGACCGCCGTCCACCGGAACCGCGGATCCCCGCTGCTCCAGCTCCTCGAGCTGCGACTCCAGGTACGACTTCAGGCGCACGCGGTATTCGCGCTCGAACGTCTTGAGCTGCTCGATACGACCCTCGAGCACGGAACGCTGCTGGTTGATCGTCGCCATGATCTCGGTGTGCTTCTTCTCCGCGTCCGCCTGCAGCGCGTCGGCCTTCTCCTTGGCCTGGCGCAGCTGGGTCTCGGAACGGGTCTGAGCGTCCGTGATCAGTGCTTCCGACTTCTGGCGGGCGTCGGCGATCATCGTCTCGGAACGGGTCCGTGCATCGCTGACCAGCTGCTCCGAGTTGGTGCGCGCGTTGCCGAGCAGCTGCTCGGACTCCGTCTTCGCGTCACTCGTGAGACGGTCCGCCATCTCCTGGGCGAGACCCAGAACCTTGGCGGCCTGCATGTGAGCGTCGGCGCCCTGCGCGGGAGCGGCCGCGGCCGCAGCGGCGGGAGCCGGTGCCGGCGCGGGAGCCTTGGGCTGCTCGACGACACGAGCCGGCTCCGCCTTCGGAGCGGGAGTCGGTGCTGCGGACCCGGAGCGTGGAGCCTTCTTCGCATCGGCGAGCTCCTTGTCGAGCTCCCCTACTCGCTGCCGAAGGTCGGCGTTCTCCTCGATCAGGCGCGACAACTCTTGCTCGACGAGGTCGAGAAACGCATCGACTTCGTCTTCGTTGTAGCCCCGCTTACCGATCGGTGGCTTGCTGAACGCGACATTGTGCACATCAGCGGGAGTCAGCGGCATGGAAGGATCCCTTCACGCGTCATTTGGCGGTCTAGCAAGCATTCAGTTACAGCGCAGTCTACGTAACGGTGAATCAAGACTGGATCAATGGGGTCCATTCTGTCACACCAGACCCGTAGCACGCGCTTGTCCCTGAACGATCGACATCAGGATGAAGACGATGAACAGCAAGACCATGATGGATAGATCCAACCGCACCCCACCGAGATTGATCGGGGGGATCAACCGCCGTAGCAGTTTGACCGGTGGATCGGTGACCGTAAAAATCGCCTCGAGAATGACGACCACGACGCCGGTTGGTCGCCAGTCTCGTGCGAAGGTCCGTACGAACTCGACAATGATTCTGCCGATGAGTAGCAGCCAAAAGACAAACAGTATCAAGTAGATCACCGAGAACAAGGCCACACCTTCACTCTGCCTGAGAATGTCCGGCCGATCAAAACGAGCCGCGTGGCCAGGGCTTTCTCCGCCACAGCCGCCGCGGCCCGCGTCGTTACGGACGTTCGGATCCCGATGGTCGTTTCCCCCGCTCCCCGGTTTACTTCTGGCTGTAGAAGCCGGTTTCCGCGATGCGGCGACGCTCCTCGGCGGACACGTCGATGTCTGCGGGTGAGAGCAAGAACACCTTCGTGGCCACCTTGTCGAAGGACCCGCGCAGCGCGAAGGCCAGTCCGGCGGCGAAATCGACGAGGCGCTTGGCGTCGGCGTTGCTCATTTCGACGAGGTCCATGATGACGGGGGTGCCGTCACGGAACCGCTCGCCGATCGTGCGGGCCTCCCCGTAGTCGCGGGGGCGCAGCGTGGTGATCTTGGACAGCGGCCCACCTTCGTCGAAGAGGGGTCCGCGACGACTCTCCACCCGCTCGGACCGCGTGTCGACGGCCAGCGCGCCGCGGGTGCTGCCGCGCACCGCACCGCTCGCGCTGGGACGGGCCGACCGGACGGCCACGGGTTCGACCCGGGACGAGTGCCGGGGGCCGTCGTACCGGTCGAAGTCGTCGTCGAGGTCGTCCCGGCGGCCGGGAGCGTAGGCGGCCTTACTGAAGGCCGGCTCGGCGAAGTCACGGTCGTCGCGGTCGAGGTACGGATCACGTCCACTGTCGCGGGCCGGTCGAGCAGGCCTGCGCGCAGGTTCCGGCTCGTCCAGGTACTCGTCCTCGTAGTCGTCGAGGGGAACCATGCCGAAGTAAGCCTTGAACTTGTGCAGACTGCTCATTGATCGACCTTCCTTGGCGCGGCGGACAGGATCCAACTGCGACCGGTCGCAGCGGTGTGGACGGGTTGGCGATCACCTGGGCGATCTATTTCGAGGTTATAGGCCTCGAACCCAACAGCGCGGTTCCGACACGCACGCACGTCGACCCGTGTCGGACAGCGTGCTCGAGATCATTCGTCATGCCCGCTGAGAGGTCCGTCGCATCCGGATGGTCGCGCCTGAGCCGCGCGTGAATCTTCTGCAATTCCTCGAACGCGGCGTCCGGATCGGCATCGATCGGCGGAACCGCCATCAACCCGCGATATTCGAGTCCCGGCGACGACTGCACCTGCGCGGCAAGGCGTTCGAGGTCTGCGATCGCGGCACCGCCGCGCTGCGGATCGCCGTCCAGACTGACCTGCAGCAGCACCCGCAGCGGCTCGGGCCGCTCCCCCGCCTCGAGCGCCGTCGTGGCCGCGCGGCCGAGTGCGCCGACGAGCCGCTCGCTGTCCACCGAATGGATGGCGTACGCCCAGTGCGCGACGGCCTTCGCCTTGTTGCGCTGGAGGTGTCCGATCATGTGCCACCGCACCGACGAATCCGTCACCACGGTGCGGAACTCCGCAATCTTGGCCGTGGCCTCCTGCTCCCGCGACTCCCCGAATTCGCGGCACCCGAGGTCGTACAGGATCCGCGCGT
This genomic interval carries:
- a CDS encoding DivIVA domain-containing protein translates to MPLTPADVHNVAFSKPPIGKRGYNEDEVDAFLDLVEQELSRLIEENADLRQRVGELDKELADAKKAPRSGSAAPTPAPKAEPARVVEQPKAPAPAPAPAAAAAAAPAQGADAHMQAAKVLGLAQEMADRLTSDAKTESEQLLGNARTNSEQLVSDARTRSETMIADARQKSEALITDAQTRSETQLRQAKEKADALQADAEKKHTEIMATINQQRSVLEGRIEQLKTFEREYRVRLKSYLESQLEELEQRGSAVPVDGGQDSFAQGGSQSNYSQSYAKGNS
- a CDS encoding YggS family pyridoxal phosphate-dependent enzyme; translated protein: MSRVGEIEAALGTVRARLDAACRDAGRDPADVSLLPVTKFFPESDARILYDLGCREFGESREQEATAKIAEFRTVVTDSSVRWHMIGHLQRNKAKAVAHWAYAIHSVDSERLVGALGRAATTALEAGERPEPLRVLLQVSLDGDPQRGGAAIADLERLAAQVQSSPGLEYRGLMAVPPIDADPDAAFEELQKIHARLRRDHPDATDLSAGMTNDLEHAVRHGSTCVRVGTALLGSRPITSK
- a CDS encoding YggT family protein, coding for MALFSVIYLILFVFWLLLIGRIIVEFVRTFARDWRPTGVVVVILEAIFTVTDPPVKLLRRLIPPINLGGVRLDLSIMVLLFIVFILMSIVQGQARATGLV
- a CDS encoding cell division protein SepF; its protein translation is MSSLHKFKAYFGMVPLDDYEDEYLDEPEPARRPARPARDSGRDPYLDRDDRDFAEPAFSKAAYAPGRRDDLDDDFDRYDGPRHSSRVEPVAVRSARPSASGAVRGSTRGALAVDTRSERVESRRGPLFDEGGPLSKITTLRPRDYGEARTIGERFRDGTPVIMDLVEMSNADAKRLVDFAAGLAFALRGSFDKVATKVFLLSPADIDVSAEERRRIAETGFYSQK
- the ileS gene encoding isoleucine--tRNA ligase gives rise to the protein MTDTSNVTSSNESYPKVDYGVSQDAGVRFPQIEQRVLAGWDEDDTFRASVAQRDDAPEFVFYDGPPFANGLPHYGHLLTGYVKDLIPRFQTMRGNKVERRFGWDCHGLPAELEAEKQLGIKDKSEIDVMGLEKFNEYCKSSVLRYTDEWRDYVTRQARWVDFDNDYKTLDLDFMESVMWAFKELFDKGLIYQGFRVLPYSWYEQTPLSNQETRLDDAYKMRQDPAVTVDMPLHGEGPLDGANAIIWTTTPWTLPSNLAVAVHPDIDYVQVTGADGKRYVLAKDRLGHYARELGEAPEVLSEHKGADLVGLRYDPPFDFFVGHENAHRVISADYVTTESGTGIVHLAPAFGEEDMEYCTANGIEIVQPLDPGGKFTAMVPPYEGLQVFDANPVIIKDLKAAGKLLRHETIEHSYPHSWRSGQPLIYMAVPSWFVAVTKFRDRMVELNQDITWVPEHIRDGQFGKWLEGARDWNISRNRYWGSPIPVWVSDDPAYPRTDVYGSLDELEHDFGVRPTDLHRPMIDDLVRPNPDDPTGKSMMRRVPEVLDCWFESGSMPYAQVHYPFENREWFDGHFPGDFIVEYNGQTRGWFYTLHVLATALFDRPAFKTVAAHGIVLGEDGLKMSKSKGNYPDVKEVFERDGSDAMRWFLMSSPILRGGNLVVTEQGIREGVRQALLPLWNAWSFLQLYAPTSGKWRTDSTNVLDRYILAKLAGTRDAITGALETNDIAGACDELRTFCDALTNWYVRRSRSRFWDEDKDAVDTLHTVLEVVTRLAAPLLPLISEVIWRGLTGGRSVHLADWPAGAEPAERPGSTAGQLPADPELVSAMDEVRSVCSTVLGLRKAQNLRVRLPLPEVTVASDDAERLRPYLGLIADEVNVKKVDLTTDVDVHGRFELVVNARAAGPRLGKDVQTVIKAVKAGDWSENSDGVVVAAGIELLPEEYTQRLVAAEPESTAALPDGAGLVVLDSAVTEELEAEGWAKDRIRELQDARRAAGLEVSDRITVVLDVPEERRDWALAHRKLIAGEILAVELELAEAPGDAVELGEGVRAAIAKA